A genomic segment from Lignipirellula cremea encodes:
- a CDS encoding DUF1552 domain-containing protein, which translates to MRSHINRRTCLRGTCALLGLPLLEAMLPRLLANDQTAKANVPQPRLLFIDEIGNGVDNVRWYPTKLGREWEITETLRPLEPFRDHMTVLSGLRQTYDDNGHLAADTFLTGGKAASNTVSVDQVAAEHLGKDVQFPSLVLGPGGTGTVKWSSTLSYDRKGRPIPSISDASALFQKLFVAPTGAAIREAETRISRNESILDGLEAQTVALRKSISTEDARQVDAYLDAVREMERQIARDRAWLQKAPPDVDKAAFAAAEKQGRQPPMYELMRMALLTERSRVGTLMFTSGLGSAHGDTHHRGQQSSLDKVAARDLKAVKMFADFVASMQATPVGDGTLLDYTCILFGSHMNNGTGWAQGFPFKSTFDSHSVRNLPILLVGGRKLGVKQGQHLLFPDEKTTLSRLFVEMLKCGGIPNPTFNGLDQGISELS; encoded by the coding sequence ATGAGAAGTCACATCAATCGTCGAACCTGCCTGCGAGGCACGTGTGCCCTGCTCGGTCTGCCCTTGCTCGAGGCGATGCTGCCCCGTCTGCTCGCCAATGACCAAACGGCAAAGGCCAATGTGCCGCAGCCGCGGCTGCTGTTCATCGACGAGATCGGCAACGGCGTGGACAACGTACGCTGGTATCCGACGAAACTCGGTCGCGAGTGGGAGATCACAGAGACCCTGCGTCCGCTGGAGCCCTTTCGCGACCACATGACCGTCCTGTCGGGGCTGCGGCAGACCTACGACGACAACGGGCATCTCGCAGCCGACACGTTTCTGACGGGTGGCAAGGCGGCGAGCAACACCGTGTCGGTCGACCAAGTCGCAGCCGAGCATCTTGGGAAAGACGTGCAGTTTCCTTCCCTGGTGCTCGGTCCGGGTGGGACTGGCACGGTTAAGTGGTCGTCGACCCTTTCCTACGATCGCAAGGGCAGGCCGATCCCGTCGATCAGCGACGCCAGCGCCCTATTTCAAAAGCTGTTTGTCGCCCCGACGGGCGCGGCCATTCGCGAGGCCGAGACGCGGATCAGTCGTAATGAGAGCATTCTCGATGGTCTGGAGGCACAGACTGTAGCGCTGCGGAAGTCGATTTCAACGGAAGATGCCCGCCAGGTTGACGCATATCTGGACGCTGTTCGGGAAATGGAACGCCAGATCGCCCGGGACCGTGCGTGGTTGCAGAAGGCGCCGCCCGACGTTGACAAGGCCGCGTTCGCGGCGGCCGAAAAGCAGGGCCGCCAGCCTCCCATGTATGAGCTCATGCGGATGGCACTGCTCACGGAGCGGTCTCGGGTCGGCACCTTGATGTTTACGTCCGGGCTGGGAAGCGCGCATGGGGACACCCATCACAGGGGACAGCAGTCCAGCCTCGACAAGGTCGCGGCCCGCGATCTGAAAGCCGTCAAGATGTTTGCGGATTTCGTCGCCTCGATGCAGGCGACGCCGGTGGGGGACGGCACGCTGCTCGACTACACATGCATCCTGTTCGGCAGCCACATGAACAACGGCACGGGCTGGGCGCAGGGCTTCCCCTTCAAGAGCACGTTCGACTCCCATTCCGTGCGGAATCTGCCGATTCTGCTCGTCGGCGGTCGCAAGCTCGGCGTCAAGCAGGGCCAACACCTGCTCTTCCCCGACGAGAAGACAACCCTCAGCCGCTTGTTCGTCGAGATGTTGAAGTGTGGTGGAATCCCCAATCCGACCTTCAACGGCCTGGATCAAGGGATTTCGGAATTGAGTTAA
- a CDS encoding lactonase family protein has translation MRGIIFCGRANAVWVGLALAIALQCVPGRAMGTEPAVQGDGVTFAYFSRSNFSRGKIQGISVCRLTSDDGALTPVVEQPLESPGPLAVDAQKRRFYAVSYPDKIHAYDIDAGSGSLKSLAEVQLPGRPEYLALDRRGRYLLAAMYHQKQVIVCPLDSQGRPQLDQLQVLDSGLRPHAILSDRHDRFVYVPCAGDIWQYAWNENGKGLAAQAVARHKAPKDSRPRHLWFHPEKDWLYVVNESSRSLTFHQVDPDTGGLRSIQTLSTVPEGVLKGSGADIHVTPDGRFVYASTREHDSVAGFSIDQASGELTALGQVPTARGPRDFAIDPSGRFLVAGGTGGSVVVHAIDQKTGQTTMKHRYEVMGPNWVEIVNFPRER, from the coding sequence GTGAGAGGAATCATTTTTTGTGGTCGGGCCAACGCGGTGTGGGTTGGCCTCGCGCTAGCCATCGCCCTGCAGTGCGTGCCCGGCCGTGCCATGGGGACTGAGCCTGCCGTCCAGGGGGACGGTGTGACGTTCGCGTATTTCTCGCGGAGCAATTTCTCGCGGGGCAAAATACAGGGCATCAGTGTCTGTCGCCTGACTTCCGACGATGGTGCTCTGACGCCGGTCGTCGAGCAGCCGCTGGAAAGCCCCGGTCCCCTGGCCGTGGACGCCCAGAAGCGACGGTTCTACGCGGTCAGCTATCCCGACAAAATTCATGCCTATGACATCGATGCAGGCTCCGGGAGCTTGAAATCGTTGGCGGAAGTCCAATTGCCGGGACGCCCGGAATACCTCGCGCTTGATCGCCGCGGCCGATATCTGTTGGCCGCAATGTACCATCAGAAACAGGTCATCGTGTGTCCTCTTGACAGCCAGGGGCGTCCGCAGCTCGATCAATTGCAGGTGCTCGATTCCGGCCTCCGACCGCACGCCATTCTCAGCGACCGGCACGACAGGTTCGTCTATGTTCCCTGCGCCGGCGATATCTGGCAGTATGCGTGGAACGAGAACGGCAAGGGGCTGGCGGCCCAGGCGGTGGCCCGGCACAAGGCTCCCAAGGACTCCCGGCCGCGGCACCTTTGGTTTCACCCCGAAAAGGACTGGCTGTACGTCGTCAACGAGTCCAGTCGGTCGCTGACGTTCCATCAGGTCGATCCCGACACCGGCGGGCTTCGCTCCATTCAAACCTTGTCGACCGTTCCCGAAGGCGTACTGAAAGGCAGTGGCGCGGACATTCACGTCACGCCGGACGGCCGTTTTGTCTATGCGTCCACCCGGGAGCATGACTCCGTCGCCGGGTTCTCGATCGACCAGGCGTCGGGCGAACTCACAGCCTTGGGACAGGTTCCGACGGCACGCGGGCCACGTGATTTCGCCATCGACCCCAGCGGGCGATTTCTGGTGGCCGGAGGCACCGGTGGCAGCGTCGTCGTTCATGCCATCGATCAAAAGACCGGCCAAACGACAATGAAGCACCGTTATGAGGTCATGGGCCCGAACTGGGTCGAAATCGTCAATTTCCCGCGGGAGCGCTGA
- a CDS encoding DUF1592 domain-containing protein, with protein sequence MKSWKNRLMIVAFIALWWANAMAAAEPLPKDVPLFLRKHCGECHAGDAAEGGFRIESLLNPANQNAGSSETRMYEAIYRQLSKGKMPPKEAAQPSADERRHVLAELKTWLDKVIDDRGTRFAGAFARRLNREELQNDLLDTLGVDRTLYNLPPFVELLPDEGRIDGFDTVGAGLGQSALLLEQYQQFVDRHLALITDDYSPQRWRVKFGRRYAESEQSFYEGLGERVFLHESPQADHSVAAFDLTWQLESRAEPPRRTPAEVAAAVRSFFPKVMEKDKRDRLELERRGGLPLINEDSLTIADRIGKVMGNAPVMVGATGRYKVRMRCRLRFNDGVEPELVRARYFNRSHFFVGRYDARDLDDDRSFEWDEDAPRLCFDGPDRSIVLKPGEWTILEFDDFRSAGDAAYAAAKAGFTFDFRFESAAKPKTRQPPLELPARNGKPAVVPPREEVEAHYPYFVDVDYLEVEGPYSLVDQPSALIPTRPADGLDARATARACLTRLLPRLYRGPIAPGDLDLLLGVFDRNFTRTSDFRGSLRSAICAAYLSPRHLFVSNAATARKPGTPLSPHELATRLSLFLWSSTPDSELSAAADRGELGESAVLQRQVKRLLDHPYASELSANFASQWLHLYNIGLNEPDQDLYNYDESLRRAMVHESLRFFHEVLRTDGSIRLFLDSDWVMINGRLAEFYKTKFTGKETRRPFSSWRRMPVAGQYVPNFGVRGGLLGQASILKLTSGSIRTSIVSRGMFILENILDDPPPPPENVGEIANAVADLDQKSVREQLEIHRRRATCNACHEKIDPLGFALENYGAIGQWRTTETDGMKPLVVEESSLSAVVGSAATAQKTKKVQRKGRPIDTKGVVMGVPVDGPRELRALLLTKDDVFARCLVSKLMVYGLGRSLRHQDQAVIDQIVATAAKNDYRLREIIELIVLSDSFRNY encoded by the coding sequence ATGAAGAGTTGGAAAAATCGTCTGATGATCGTCGCGTTCATAGCTCTGTGGTGGGCGAACGCGATGGCGGCGGCGGAACCTTTGCCCAAGGACGTGCCGCTGTTTCTCCGCAAGCACTGCGGCGAGTGTCACGCGGGTGATGCTGCGGAAGGAGGTTTTCGCATCGAATCGCTTTTGAATCCAGCGAATCAGAACGCTGGCTCGAGTGAGACGCGGATGTACGAGGCCATCTATCGTCAGCTTTCCAAGGGCAAGATGCCGCCCAAGGAGGCAGCGCAGCCGTCGGCGGATGAACGCCGCCACGTTCTCGCGGAACTCAAGACATGGCTCGACAAGGTGATCGACGATCGAGGAACCCGGTTCGCGGGGGCCTTTGCCCGGCGATTGAATCGCGAAGAACTCCAAAACGATCTGCTGGACACGCTGGGCGTTGATCGCACTCTCTACAACCTGCCTCCTTTTGTCGAATTGCTGCCCGACGAAGGACGAATCGATGGCTTCGACACCGTCGGCGCCGGGCTCGGCCAGTCGGCGCTGTTGCTCGAGCAATATCAGCAATTCGTCGACCGCCATCTCGCACTGATCACGGACGACTATTCGCCGCAGCGTTGGCGCGTCAAGTTCGGCCGCCGCTATGCCGAAAGCGAGCAGTCGTTCTACGAGGGGCTTGGCGAACGTGTCTTCCTGCATGAGTCGCCGCAAGCGGATCATTCTGTGGCGGCGTTCGACCTGACGTGGCAGCTCGAAAGCCGCGCGGAACCGCCGCGGCGAACACCGGCGGAGGTCGCGGCGGCCGTGCGTTCGTTCTTTCCAAAGGTCATGGAAAAAGACAAGCGCGATCGGCTGGAGCTGGAGCGACGTGGAGGGCTGCCGCTCATCAACGAGGACAGCTTGACGATCGCAGATCGCATCGGCAAGGTGATGGGAAATGCGCCGGTGATGGTCGGTGCTACGGGGCGATACAAGGTGCGGATGCGTTGCCGGTTGCGATTCAACGACGGGGTGGAGCCGGAACTCGTGCGCGCCCGGTATTTCAACCGCAGTCATTTTTTCGTCGGTCGTTATGACGCGCGGGATCTTGATGACGACCGTTCGTTCGAATGGGATGAAGATGCTCCGCGGCTTTGTTTCGATGGTCCTGATCGGTCAATCGTGCTGAAGCCTGGCGAATGGACCATTCTCGAGTTCGACGATTTTCGTTCGGCCGGGGATGCCGCCTATGCCGCGGCGAAAGCCGGTTTCACGTTCGATTTCCGTTTCGAGAGTGCCGCCAAACCCAAAACGCGACAGCCCCCGCTGGAGTTGCCGGCGAGGAACGGCAAGCCGGCGGTCGTGCCGCCGCGCGAGGAAGTCGAGGCCCACTACCCGTACTTCGTGGACGTGGACTACCTGGAAGTCGAAGGCCCTTATTCGCTGGTCGATCAGCCGTCGGCGTTGATTCCGACTCGTCCCGCCGATGGATTGGATGCCCGTGCGACGGCCAGGGCCTGTCTGACGAGGCTCCTTCCCCGCCTGTATCGCGGGCCAATCGCGCCAGGTGATCTCGACTTGCTGTTGGGCGTCTTCGATCGCAACTTCACGCGAACGAGCGACTTCCGCGGCTCGCTGCGGTCCGCGATCTGCGCCGCCTATCTCTCCCCCAGGCACTTGTTCGTCTCGAATGCCGCCACCGCCCGGAAGCCGGGGACGCCCCTGTCGCCCCACGAACTGGCGACCCGTCTGAGTCTGTTCCTCTGGTCTTCGACGCCAGACTCCGAATTGAGCGCCGCGGCGGATCGAGGCGAGTTGGGCGAATCCGCCGTCCTCCAGCGGCAAGTCAAGCGGCTTCTCGATCACCCTTACGCCTCCGAGTTGAGTGCCAATTTCGCATCTCAGTGGCTGCACTTATACAACATCGGCCTGAACGAGCCCGACCAGGATCTATACAACTACGACGAGTCTCTCAGGCGGGCGATGGTTCATGAATCGCTCCGCTTTTTTCACGAGGTTCTGCGAACCGATGGCAGCATCAGGTTGTTTCTCGACAGCGATTGGGTGATGATCAATGGTCGGCTGGCAGAGTTCTACAAAACCAAGTTCACCGGCAAGGAAACCAGGAGGCCGTTTTCGTCCTGGCGCAGGATGCCGGTCGCCGGACAGTATGTCCCGAATTTCGGCGTGCGAGGGGGGTTGCTCGGGCAGGCCAGCATCCTCAAGTTGACCTCGGGAAGTATCCGCACTTCGATCGTCAGCCGGGGCATGTTCATCCTGGAAAACATCCTCGACGATCCGCCGCCGCCGCCGGAGAACGTGGGAGAGATCGCGAATGCCGTGGCGGACCTGGACCAGAAAAGCGTCCGCGAGCAACTCGAGATTCATCGCCGCCGCGCGACCTGCAACGCCTGTCATGAGAAGATCGATCCCCTCGGGTTCGCCTTGGAAAACTACGGTGCGATCGGGCAGTGGCGCACGACCGAAACGGATGGCATGAAGCCACTCGTCGTCGAAGAGTCATCGCTGAGCGCGGTCGTTGGTTCGGCAGCAACGGCTCAAAAAACGAAGAAGGTTCAGCGGAAGGGGCGTCCGATCGATACGAAGGGCGTTGTCATGGGCGTGCCGGTCGACGGTCCACGGGAGCTGCGCGCGTTGCTTCTGACCAAGGACGATGTGTTCGCGCGTTGTCTGGTGAGCAAGTTGATGGTTTACGGGCTGGGCCGCAGTCTTCGTCATCAGGACCAGGCGGTCATCGACCAGATCGTCGCCACGGCGGCGAAGAACGACTATCGGTTGCGGGAAATCATCGAGCTGATCGTGCTCAGCGACAGCTTTAGAAACTACTGA
- a CDS encoding DUF1552 domain-containing protein, giving the protein MLNKREFLQLTGAGLALPWLELLQPAFGGERQGGTNVKAARCVFIHIPFGVNMWRWFPKEFGPGVDLGPTLAPLQHRADQVTVFSGLRHKNAGGHGESGLFLTGNPNYSGGKLPLTGNTISIDQHIAAACGRETSIPSLVLSMAGGPDTISWDARGTAMYGLCDLPLIYEKLFGSAEVLARGKRHQSILNVVAGDMQRLSQNLGREDARRLSQYADAIASVDAQLVRDRKYYQEEAQEFTTTAPGLSLNANKLDNLGREAYVDTLYDLAALALQSDRTRVITIESPFSQRVSAFDHYPELFPKGMKVAQGWHGSGHNLSQKNEADTPIPAEYLANIDRYWVSKLARFLDRLAGIDHDGATLLDHTVVMFGSGMSWGNHMPDQLPLLIAGGSALGIKHQGHIGYNDRDPHGKHLPKSNASDLLRTISEVCGVPAEGFGESVRVLDELLI; this is encoded by the coding sequence ATGCTTAACAAAAGGGAATTTCTCCAACTTACCGGCGCTGGCCTTGCACTCCCCTGGCTGGAATTGCTCCAACCGGCATTCGGCGGTGAGCGACAAGGGGGCACGAATGTCAAGGCGGCCCGCTGCGTCTTCATCCACATTCCCTTCGGAGTGAACATGTGGCGCTGGTTTCCTAAAGAATTTGGACCGGGTGTCGATCTGGGCCCAACCCTAGCGCCGCTGCAACATCGGGCCGACCAGGTGACGGTGTTTTCCGGCCTGCGGCATAAGAACGCCGGCGGCCACGGCGAATCGGGGTTGTTCCTCACCGGCAATCCGAACTATAGCGGTGGCAAGCTGCCGCTGACGGGCAACACGATCTCGATCGACCAGCACATCGCGGCGGCTTGCGGCCGCGAAACCAGCATCCCGTCGCTGGTTCTCTCCATGGCCGGCGGGCCGGACACGATCTCATGGGACGCCCGCGGCACGGCAATGTACGGCTTGTGCGACCTACCGCTCATCTACGAGAAACTGTTCGGCTCGGCGGAGGTCTTGGCCCGGGGCAAGCGTCATCAGAGCATCTTGAACGTGGTCGCTGGCGACATGCAACGATTGTCGCAAAACCTGGGGCGGGAAGACGCGCGGCGGCTGTCGCAATATGCCGACGCCATCGCCAGCGTCGATGCCCAGTTGGTTCGCGATCGGAAGTACTACCAGGAGGAGGCGCAGGAGTTCACCACCACGGCGCCTGGGCTGTCGCTGAACGCCAACAAACTCGACAACCTTGGCCGCGAAGCCTACGTCGATACGCTCTACGACCTGGCGGCACTGGCGCTGCAAAGCGACCGCACGCGGGTCATCACGATCGAAAGCCCGTTCAGTCAGCGGGTTTCGGCCTTCGATCATTATCCCGAGTTGTTCCCCAAAGGCATGAAGGTAGCCCAGGGCTGGCATGGGAGCGGCCATAACCTCAGTCAGAAGAACGAAGCCGATACCCCGATCCCCGCCGAATACCTGGCGAACATCGACCGCTATTGGGTGAGCAAGTTGGCCCGCTTCCTCGACCGCTTGGCCGGCATCGACCACGACGGGGCCACGTTGCTCGATCACACCGTGGTGATGTTCGGCAGCGGCATGTCGTGGGGGAACCACATGCCCGATCAGTTGCCGCTGTTGATCGCGGGCGGTTCGGCGCTGGGCATCAAACACCAGGGACATATTGGTTACAACGACCGAGATCCCCATGGTAAGCATCTGCCCAAATCAAACGCCAGCGACCTGCTGCGGACGATCAGCGAGGTTTGCGGCGTTCCGGCTGAAGGTTTCGGCGAAAGCGTCCGGGTGCTGGACGAACTGCTTATTTGA